A genomic window from Salvia hispanica cultivar TCC Black 2014 chromosome 5, UniMelb_Shisp_WGS_1.0, whole genome shotgun sequence includes:
- the LOC125190267 gene encoding argininosuccinate lyase, chloroplastic: protein MESLTLTAESLSFLSKPFSSSSAAPFPRPTSLLPRRAFSVSALHMSSKEAKLWGGRFEDSVTDAVEKFTESISFDKALYSHDIIGSRAHASMLAHQGLITADDRDKILDGLDVIRGQIERGEFVWRTDREDVHMNIEAALTDLVGEPAKKLHTARSRNDQVCTDFRLWCRDAIDAIVSRIRKLQVALVKLAVKNENLIVPGYTHLQRAQPVLLPHLLLAYVEPLERDAQRLLDCRARLNFCPLGACALAGTGLPIDRFMTSEALGFTGPMRNSIDAVSDRDFVLEFLSANSITAVHLSRLGEEWVLWASEEFGFIIPSDSVSTGSSIMPQKKNPDPMELVRGKSARVIGDLVSLLVLCKGLPHAYNRDLQEDKEPVFDSVKTIIGMLEVSAEFAENITYNQERIKAALPAGHLDATTLADYLVKKGIPFRTSHDIVGRSVAFCVSRNCRLEDLSLDELRSISPTFDKDVYEYLGVEKAIKNFSSYGSTGSECVSSQLDYWIAKLELSR from the exons ATGGAATCACTCACCCTCACCGCCGAATCCCTCTCATTTCTCTCCAAacccttctcctcctcctccgccgccccCTTTCCCCGACCTACATCTCTCCTTCCCCGCCGCGCCTTCTCCGTCTCCGCCCTCCACATGAGCTCCAAGGAGGCCAAGCTTTGGGGCGGCCGCTTCGAGGACAGCGTCACTGACGCCGTCGAGAAATTCACCGAGTCAATCTCCTTCGATAAAGCTCTCTACAGCCACGACATTATCGGAAGCCGCGCCCACGCCTCTATGCTTGCTCATCAG GGATTGATCACTGCCGATGATAGGGATAAGATTCTCGACGGCCTCGATGTGATTAGGGGCCAAATTGAGCGGGGAGAGTTCGTGTGGAGGACTGACCGAGAGGATGTGCATATGAACATCGAAGCCGCGCTTACTGACTTGGTTGGCGAGCCAGCTAAGAAGCTTCACACTGCGCGCAGCAGAAACGATCAAGTTTGCACCGATTTTCGCCTCTGGTGTAGGGATGCTATTGATGCCATTGTTTCAAGGATAAGGAAACTTCAG GTTGCGCTGGTGAAATTGGCTGTGAAGAATGAGAATCTGATAGTTCCAGGGTACACTCATCTGCAAAGGGCACAGCCTGTTCTTCTGCCACATCTTCTTTTGGCGTATGTTGAGCCG CTTGAACGCGACGCACAACGCTTGCTGGACTGCCGTGCAAGGCTTAACTTTTGCCCCCTGGGTGCCTGTGCACTAGCTGGAACTGGTTTGCCCATTGATAGATTTATGACTTCCGAAGCTCTTGGATTCACAGGCCCAATGAGAAACAG CATTGATGCAGTTTCAGATCGAGATTTTGTATTGGAGTTCCTTTCTGCAAACTCCATTACAGCTGTCCACCTTTCTCGCCTCGGTGAAGAGTGGGTGTTGTGGGCATCAGAGGAATTTGGCTTTATCATTCCGAGTGACTCTGTCTCAACAGGGAGCAGTATAATGCCTCAGAAGAAGAACCCAGACCCAATGGAACTTGTCCGAGGGAAATCTGCTAGGGTTATAGGGGACCTGGTTTCACTTCTTGTGCTGTGCAAGGGTCTTCCTCATGCATACAACCGGGATTTACAG GAAGACAAAGAACCTGTGTTTGACAGCGTCAAAACAATAATTGGAATGCTCGAAGTGTCTGCAGAATTTGCTGAAAATATAACTTACAATCAGGAGAGGATTAAGGCTGCTCTACCAGCTGGTCACCTTGATGCAACAACACTTGCAGACTACCTTGTTAAAAAG GGAATACCATTCAGAACTTCTCATGATATAGTCGGAAGATCTGTTGCTTTCTGTGTTTCAAGAAACTGCCGTCTTGAAGATCTGAGCCTCGATGAGCTCAGAAGCATAAGCCCGACATTTGACAAGGATGTGTATGAGTACCTTGGAGTCGAGAAAGCGATAAAGAATTTCAGCTCGTATGGCTCCACTGGCTCGGAATGTGTATCCAGCCAGCTAGATTATTGGATTGCTAAGTTGGAATTGAGTAGGTAG